The following nucleotide sequence is from Halomonas chromatireducens.
GAAGGTCCTGGCGGGTACCGACGATGGAGCCACGGATGGTGATACCGTTGAGCACGGTTTCGAAGATCGGCAGGGGGAAATCACCGGGTGGCAGGCCATTGAGAACCAGGGTGCCTCCCCGACGCAACATGCCCTGGGCCTGATCGAAGGCCTTGGGCGATACTGCCGTCACCAGGGCTCCATGCGCACCACCGATTGCCTGCTTGAGGTAGGTGGCGGGATCGGTCTTGAGCGCATTGACCGTGACAGTCGCTCCCAAGCGTTCCGCCAGGGCCAGCTTGCCATCGTCGATATCCACCGCGGCCACGTTGAGCCCCATCGCCTTGGCATACTGGACTGCCATGTGGCCCAGGCCACCGATACCGGAGATCACCACCCACTGCCCCGGACGGGTATCGGTCATCTTCAGCCCCTTGTAGACCGTGACTCCCGCACATAGCACCGGGGCGACCTCGAGGAAATCGATGTTATCCGGCAATAACCCGACGAAGCCGGCATCCGCCAGGGTGTAGTCGGCAAAGCCGCCGTTGACCGAGTATCCCGTATTCTGCTGGGATTCACACAGCGTCTCCCAGCCACCCAGGCAGTGTTCACAGTAGCCGCAGGCTGAATAGAGCCAGGGCACGCCGACCCGGTCACCTTCCTTGACATGCTTGACCCCCTGGCCAACTGCCACGATATGGCCCACGCCCTCATGCCCCGGAATGAAGGGCGGGCTGGGCTTGACCGGCCAGTCGCCGTGGGCGGCATGCAGGTCGGTATGACATACCCCCGACGCGGCAACCTTGACCAGTATTTCACCAGCCTGCGGCCGCGGAACGTCGACCTCCTCGATGGCCAGCGGCTCGCCGAACTGACGCACCACGGCGGCTTTCATCGTCTTATCCATGTCATTATCTCCTGGGTAGACAGGCGGCATTCCGCCGCCCATGGTTTAGAGCATCGCCAGGGAAGAGGAGCGGTAAGCCGCTCTCGATATTTCGAGGGAGCCGCCCGGCAAGGCCGGGCGGCCTGTGGCTCAGAAGAAGCCGAGCGGGTTGATGTCGTAGCTGACCAGCAGGTTCTTGGTCTGCTGGTAGTGCTCGAGCGCCACCTTGTGAGTCTCGCGACCGACACCGGACTTCTTGTAGCCGCCGAAGGCGGCGTGTGCCGGGTACTGGTGGTAGCAGTTGGTCCAGACGCGGCCGGCCTGGATGCCACGGCCCATGCGGAAGGCGACATTGATGTCGCGACTCCACACCCCGGCGCCAAGGCCGAACTCGGTGTCGTTGGCAATGGCCAGCGCCTCGGCCTCGTCCTTGAAGGTGGTCACCGCCACCACCGGGCCGAAGATCTCCTCCTGGAAGACGCGCATCTGGTTGTTGCCCTTGAGTAGGGT
It contains:
- the adhP gene encoding alcohol dehydrogenase AdhP, coding for MDKTMKAAVVRQFGEPLAIEEVDVPRPQAGEILVKVAASGVCHTDLHAAHGDWPVKPSPPFIPGHEGVGHIVAVGQGVKHVKEGDRVGVPWLYSACGYCEHCLGGWETLCESQQNTGYSVNGGFADYTLADAGFVGLLPDNIDFLEVAPVLCAGVTVYKGLKMTDTRPGQWVVISGIGGLGHMAVQYAKAMGLNVAAVDIDDGKLALAERLGATVTVNALKTDPATYLKQAIGGAHGALVTAVSPKAFDQAQGMLRRGGTLVLNGLPPGDFPLPIFETVLNGITIRGSIVGTRQDLQESLDFAGEGKVKATVSTDRLENINDVFQRMIDGKIEGRVVLDMAS